Proteins from a single region of Candidatus Neomarinimicrobiota bacterium:
- a CDS encoding GAF domain-containing protein — protein sequence MTRKSEIKKVLKSGWVPYPEDHLDEILNDASPAIQECIITLAERVQKLSEIGTALSAERNLPRLLEKIVDEARNLTNADGGSIYLMSDDETELYFEIAQTTSLGIRMGGTSGKMSFPPIPLYNDDGTPNHSNTSTHCALTGEIVNIPDVYAEDGEFDFSGPKRFDEANDYRTRSQLSVPFRNHENEIIGVLQLINAQDPDTGEFVAFSNEAQELTASLASQAAVAITNTRLIQDLENLFESLIQVIAAAVDEKSPYTGGHIERVANLTMRIAEVINETDEGELGQVHFDEDEMKELRIAAWLHDLGKITTPEYVVDKSTKLETIYDKVNAVRLRYEIKQRDAEIERLKKKLETANGQAEQAPDTIDEQIDERKKTLEKQREWIKVANIGGEYITDEKKERIEQIAKQTYELEGEEYPLLEPVEVKNLKIGRGTLNEEERQIIQNHAAVSKKMLEKLPYPKKLRRIPEYAGAHHEKLDGSGYPDGLTEDELPMQARIMALADVFEALTAEDRPYKPGKQLSEAMKILGFMVKDHHIDDRLFRLFIDSGLVKEYALEHVKPKQIDYLEYDEEGKPIPETENA from the coding sequence ATGACTAGAAAATCGGAGATAAAAAAGGTGCTGAAATCCGGATGGGTTCCGTATCCGGAGGACCATCTTGATGAAATTTTGAATGACGCCTCCCCGGCTATCCAGGAATGTATCATCACGTTGGCGGAGCGGGTTCAAAAGCTCAGCGAAATCGGGACGGCGCTCTCCGCCGAGCGGAACCTCCCCCGACTGCTGGAAAAGATCGTCGATGAGGCCCGCAATCTGACGAATGCGGACGGCGGTTCCATCTACCTGATGAGCGATGATGAGACCGAACTCTACTTCGAGATTGCACAGACCACCTCGCTGGGGATTCGCATGGGCGGTACCAGCGGCAAGATGTCGTTCCCGCCGATTCCGTTGTACAATGATGACGGTACTCCGAATCATTCCAACACCTCCACACATTGTGCCCTGACCGGCGAAATTGTCAATATTCCGGATGTCTACGCCGAGGACGGGGAGTTCGACTTTTCCGGTCCGAAGCGTTTCGACGAGGCGAACGATTACCGCACCAGATCCCAGCTGAGTGTGCCGTTCCGGAACCACGAGAACGAAATTATCGGCGTGTTACAGCTCATCAATGCTCAGGATCCGGACACCGGGGAATTCGTCGCATTTTCCAACGAAGCCCAGGAGCTCACGGCATCTCTGGCATCCCAGGCGGCGGTGGCCATCACCAATACGCGGCTTATTCAGGATCTGGAAAACCTGTTCGAATCGTTAATCCAGGTCATTGCGGCAGCAGTAGACGAGAAATCGCCTTATACCGGCGGGCATATCGAACGGGTGGCGAACCTCACCATGCGGATAGCCGAGGTCATTAACGAAACTGACGAGGGCGAACTGGGCCAAGTCCACTTTGACGAGGACGAAATGAAGGAGCTACGGATCGCCGCATGGTTGCACGATCTCGGTAAGATTACTACCCCGGAATATGTTGTGGATAAATCCACCAAACTCGAGACGATTTACGACAAGGTAAACGCTGTCCGCCTGCGGTATGAGATCAAACAGCGTGATGCCGAAATCGAACGGCTGAAGAAAAAACTGGAGACGGCAAACGGTCAGGCTGAACAGGCGCCGGATACCATTGATGAGCAAATCGATGAGCGGAAAAAAACACTCGAGAAACAGCGCGAATGGATCAAGGTGGCGAATATCGGCGGGGAATACATCACCGATGAGAAGAAAGAACGTATCGAACAAATTGCAAAGCAAACCTATGAACTGGAAGGGGAAGAGTACCCCTTATTGGAACCCGTTGAGGTGAAAAACCTGAAGATCGGACGGGGCACGTTGAACGAAGAAGAGCGCCAGATTATCCAGAATCACGCGGCGGTGAGCAAGAAGATGCTGGAAAAACTCCCGTATCCAAAGAAGTTGCGGCGGATCCCCGAGTATGCCGGCGCCCACCACGAAAAACTGGACGGATCGGGGTATCCGGACGGGTTGACGGAAGACGAACTTCCGATGCAGGCGAGGATTATGGCGCTTGCCGATGTGTTTGAGGCGCTCACTGCGGAGGATCGCCCGTACAAGCCCGGGAAGCAGCTCTCCGAAGCTATGAAAATTCTCGGATTTATGGTGAAGGACCATCACATCGATGACCGGTTGTTCCGGCTCTTCATTGACTCCGGCCTGGTAAAAGAGTACGCGCTGGAGCACGTGAAACCCAAGCAGATCGACTATCTGGAATACGATGAAGAAGGCAAGCCGATTCCTGAAACTGAAAACGCATAA
- a CDS encoding rhodanese-like domain-containing protein, which yields MAKFSAQKIGRILAVILLSAVLGLLRNSLFPRGIEFGTREQTRASEDTLGLEIEVDQAFRLYQDSVRFIDARSPAEFKTSHISGAINIPAGASIEQKMQLTSSLEKSVKYVVYCNNPECPLGHQLYEYLQFAEFTNVHLMYEGIEGWESAGHPVTDTAEGDDG from the coding sequence ATGGCAAAATTCTCTGCACAGAAAATCGGTCGCATCCTTGCCGTCATTCTACTCAGTGCAGTACTTGGCTTGTTGCGGAATTCATTGTTTCCGCGGGGCATTGAATTCGGGACGAGGGAGCAAACCCGCGCTTCCGAAGATACGCTCGGACTGGAGATTGAAGTGGATCAGGCGTTCCGCCTGTATCAGGACAGCGTCCGGTTCATCGACGCCCGGAGTCCGGCGGAATTCAAAACATCCCATATTTCTGGCGCCATAAATATCCCTGCAGGCGCCAGCATCGAACAGAAAATGCAGCTCACATCATCTCTGGAAAAATCGGTGAAATACGTTGTCTACTGTAATAATCCGGAGTGTCCGCTGGGACATCAGTTGTACGAGTATTTGCAGTTCGCTGAATTTACGAATGTTCATCTCATGTACGAGGGCATCGAAGGCTGGGAATCGGCCGGTCATCCGGTTACGGATACTGCGGAGGGCGATGATGGCTGA
- a CDS encoding TonB-dependent receptor, with protein MTIQQRYWMLFFFAGILLVTGTAVFGESIHGYVRNAETGEGIPYVNVFIEDTTLGTITNRDGYYVIPQVPVDSLTVIARYIGYETGVRPVLVHPGERLRINFQLAVKPISGEEVEITAEQQRFRNEINVSMTSLDMREIKTAPTVFEADIFRTVQHLPGVKSISDFSSALYVRGSTPDQNLILLDGITVYNPYHLGGLFSTFNTEAIKTAEFHAGGFPAKYGSRMGAVLDITNKEGNSQEFSGQADVSLISSKLFLEGPLKKNPWVKGSWMVAGRRTYYDILMEPIFYFVRRNNQDQGDLANIRFPYYFYDFQGKVNLDFSPDHRLTLSSFYGDDVFHIYSDSDDSANNPDNQYQYSNMYRFDWRWGNRTNSATWRWILSPKLVMKTYLAGSRFRFWIDFDEQSEGWETVTEDDSTWSYTWKNSFTMDIGDIVKNRSGKVEFTWQPTPAHVVTSGVQYKQLGFLLGMVFGGEDMNNGETLVDSDTLLWIHETPNEFSVYLQDHWKISPLFQIQGGLRGYRYSFHDEYYIDPRLSAKYFLRDDLSLEIAWGRYHQFLTTANPPDELLRFIDIWLPIPQDRVAPVAEHYVIGSEWISGKGYLLSADVYWKTFDNLVKLRGVNLFADDVPIDTSLNDFLDSDATALGLELLGKKRFGKVRGWLGYTFSRTQWYDEEHGWYVPKYDRTHTVNLVLSYQLTDQWQMNGAFTYASGNPYTPLLARYHTASNYGWDRYDSYFFTDNAYISGEFHSDRYPAYHRLDIGFRNTKEWWNGYRTWYFQVQNVYNHMNVFLYSYNEEWDYRGIRDKGVQRRPIPMFPFFPSVGFIYEF; from the coding sequence ATGACAATTCAGCAACGGTACTGGATGCTGTTTTTCTTCGCCGGGATTTTACTGGTGACCGGGACAGCCGTTTTTGGAGAGTCCATCCACGGATATGTGCGGAACGCCGAGACCGGAGAGGGGATTCCGTATGTCAACGTATTCATCGAGGATACCACCCTGGGCACGATTACTAACCGGGATGGCTATTACGTCATCCCGCAGGTTCCGGTGGATTCGCTGACCGTCATTGCCCGGTATATCGGATACGAGACCGGTGTCCGGCCGGTGCTGGTGCACCCCGGAGAACGGTTGCGTATTAATTTTCAGCTGGCGGTCAAGCCGATTTCCGGAGAAGAAGTGGAAATCACAGCGGAGCAGCAGCGGTTCCGGAACGAAATCAATGTGAGTATGACGTCGCTGGACATGCGGGAGATCAAAACGGCGCCCACCGTGTTCGAGGCTGATATTTTCCGGACAGTCCAACACCTCCCGGGCGTAAAATCTATCAGCGACTTCTCCAGCGCGCTGTACGTCCGCGGCAGCACACCGGATCAGAATCTGATTCTGCTGGACGGCATCACCGTCTACAATCCGTATCATCTGGGCGGATTGTTTTCCACCTTTAACACGGAGGCGATCAAAACGGCTGAGTTCCATGCCGGCGGATTCCCGGCGAAGTACGGCAGCCGGATGGGCGCGGTGCTGGACATCACCAACAAAGAAGGCAACAGCCAGGAGTTTTCCGGGCAAGCCGACGTTTCACTAATTTCGTCGAAACTGTTCCTGGAAGGCCCGCTCAAGAAGAATCCCTGGGTAAAAGGATCCTGGATGGTGGCCGGCCGGCGGACGTATTATGATATTCTGATGGAGCCAATATTTTATTTCGTTCGCCGGAACAACCAGGATCAGGGTGATCTTGCCAATATCCGTTTCCCGTACTATTTCTATGATTTCCAGGGAAAAGTGAATCTGGATTTTTCACCGGATCACCGGTTGACACTCAGCTCCTTTTATGGTGACGACGTTTTTCATATCTATTCTGATTCGGATGATTCAGCAAATAATCCGGATAACCAGTATCAGTATAGTAATATGTACAGGTTTGACTGGCGTTGGGGAAACAGAACTAATTCCGCAACCTGGCGCTGGATCCTCTCACCGAAACTGGTGATGAAGACTTATCTCGCGGGCAGTCGGTTTCGTTTTTGGATTGATTTTGACGAACAGAGTGAAGGTTGGGAGACGGTCACCGAAGATGACAGCACTTGGTCCTATACCTGGAAAAACAGTTTTACCATGGATATAGGAGATATCGTGAAAAACCGCAGCGGGAAGGTAGAGTTTACCTGGCAACCGACACCGGCTCACGTTGTCACCTCAGGAGTTCAGTATAAACAACTTGGATTTCTGCTTGGAATGGTATTTGGCGGTGAGGATATGAATAACGGGGAGACACTGGTTGACTCAGATACGTTGCTCTGGATCCACGAAACGCCGAACGAATTTTCCGTATATCTGCAGGATCACTGGAAGATCTCTCCGCTATTTCAAATACAAGGAGGCCTCCGGGGATACCGGTATTCATTTCATGACGAATATTACATAGATCCTCGACTGAGCGCTAAATATTTCCTCCGGGACGATTTATCACTGGAAATCGCCTGGGGCAGATACCATCAGTTTCTCACTACCGCGAATCCGCCAGATGAACTGCTCCGTTTTATCGATATCTGGTTGCCGATTCCACAAGACAGAGTTGCCCCGGTGGCTGAGCATTACGTGATTGGCAGTGAGTGGATTTCTGGCAAAGGTTACCTGCTCTCGGCGGATGTCTACTGGAAGACCTTTGATAACCTCGTCAAGCTGCGGGGCGTGAACCTGTTTGCGGATGATGTACCAATAGATACATCGTTGAATGACTTTTTGGATTCGGATGCAACCGCTTTGGGGTTGGAATTACTGGGTAAAAAGCGGTTTGGGAAAGTTCGGGGGTGGCTGGGATACACTTTTTCCCGGACGCAATGGTATGATGAAGAACACGGTTGGTATGTGCCAAAGTACGATAGAACCCACACCGTGAATTTAGTACTGAGTTACCAGCTCACTGACCAATGGCAGATGAACGGAGCCTTTACCTATGCTTCAGGGAATCCGTATACCCCGTTGCTGGCGCGATACCATACCGCAAGTAACTATGGATGGGATAGGTATGACAGTTATTTTTTTACGGACAATGCTTATATCAGTGGGGAGTTTCATTCCGATCGCTATCCGGCATATCATCGGCTCGATATTGGATTTCGAAACACAAAGGAGTGGTGGAATGGATATCGTACCTGGTATTTTCAGGTGCAAAACGTTTACAACCACATGAATGTTTTCTTGTATTCTTATAACGAAGAATGGGATTACCGGGGTATCAGAGATAAGGGTGTTCAGCGTCGCCCAATACCGATGTTTCCCTTTTTTCCGAGTGTAGGATTTATCTATGAATTTTAA
- a CDS encoding DASS family sodium-coupled anion symporter: protein MFDSVNLPNLNWRNIVLVGGPVLSVLFILIFDLEPGRPEVTYTAAIALLMALWWITEVINLGVTALLPLVLFPLFHIMPGKEVAPVYFNNVILLFMGAFIVALAMEKWELHRRLGLRILALLGNSGPGIIFGFMVTTAFLSMWISNTATAMIMVPIALAVISKLEDDIGSDNIHGFTIALLLAIAYAASIGGTATIIGTPPNLAFIKIYNIYYPDAEIISFSQWMVFALPVAVVFLLIAWGVILGLSGVFKQKINLDREYFRGEYRRLGPVAYEEKVVMVVFSLMALLWITRAELQIGSVTIPGWSNLFPDPSFIDDSTIAIAMAFVLFLIPAKSEESGRIMHWRDARNLPWSIILLFGGGFALAEGMKVSGLSEWIGSHLHGLANVSPVIIILTVAILVVFLTELTSNTATTQMILPILAAVAGATGIAPLLLMIPATLAASYAFMLPVATPPNAVVFGSRRLKVYEMARVGLLMNFLGVGLILLAVFFLGSAIFQI from the coding sequence ATGTTTGATTCCGTGAACCTTCCCAACCTCAACTGGCGCAACATTGTCCTCGTAGGCGGTCCGGTACTCAGCGTTCTGTTTATCCTGATATTTGACCTGGAACCAGGTCGCCCGGAGGTGACTTACACTGCTGCCATTGCACTCCTCATGGCACTCTGGTGGATTACGGAAGTTATTAATCTCGGCGTCACCGCGCTGCTGCCGCTGGTGCTGTTTCCGCTGTTTCATATCATGCCCGGCAAGGAAGTCGCGCCTGTCTACTTCAATAACGTCATCCTGCTGTTTATGGGGGCGTTCATTGTGGCGCTGGCCATGGAGAAGTGGGAACTCCACCGGCGTCTTGGTCTGCGAATTTTGGCGCTCCTGGGTAACAGCGGCCCCGGCATCATCTTCGGATTCATGGTGACCACCGCCTTTCTCTCCATGTGGATCTCTAACACCGCCACCGCCATGATCATGGTACCTATCGCCCTGGCGGTGATTTCCAAACTGGAGGACGATATCGGCAGCGACAACATCCACGGATTCACCATAGCGCTGTTGCTGGCCATTGCGTATGCCGCCTCCATCGGAGGAACGGCTACCATCATAGGCACGCCACCGAACCTGGCATTTATCAAGATCTATAACATTTACTACCCGGACGCCGAAATTATTTCTTTTTCCCAGTGGATGGTCTTTGCGCTGCCGGTGGCCGTGGTTTTCTTGCTAATTGCGTGGGGAGTGATTCTGGGGTTGTCCGGCGTATTCAAACAAAAAATAAACCTGGATAGAGAATATTTCCGAGGTGAGTACCGCAGACTCGGGCCGGTTGCTTATGAAGAGAAAGTTGTGATGGTCGTTTTTTCGCTCATGGCGCTGCTCTGGATTACCCGTGCCGAACTCCAAATCGGCTCAGTGACTATTCCCGGCTGGTCGAATCTGTTCCCGGATCCGTCATTCATCGATGACAGTACCATCGCAATCGCCATGGCATTTGTGCTGTTTCTCATTCCGGCAAAGTCGGAAGAGTCCGGGCGTATCATGCACTGGCGGGACGCCCGGAACCTCCCGTGGAGTATTATTTTGCTCTTTGGCGGCGGCTTTGCCCTGGCCGAGGGTATGAAAGTCTCCGGACTTTCCGAATGGATCGGGAGCCATCTCCACGGACTCGCCAACGTTTCCCCGGTAATCATTATTTTGACTGTTGCGATTTTGGTGGTATTTCTCACGGAGTTGACGTCCAACACCGCCACCACTCAGATGATCCTCCCGATCCTGGCTGCGGTGGCCGGCGCCACGGGCATTGCGCCACTGCTGCTGATGATTCCGGCGACGCTGGCGGCGTCCTATGCGTTTATGCTCCCGGTGGCCACGCCGCCCAACGCCGTGGTGTTCGGTTCCCGGAGGCTGAAGGTGTACGAAATGGCCAGAGTTGGTCTTTTGATGAATTTTCTCGGCGTCGGGCTTATTCTGTTGGCCGTCTTTTTTCTGGGCAGCGCAATTTTTCAGATATAG
- a CDS encoding Ykof family thiamine-binding protein, giving the protein MSKGDDISIQVSLYPLEDTDITEAIFNFLDIFRSHGLDYDLGSMSTVISGKTSVVFRALEDAYRMAAEDNRFVLVCTMSNAVPTEKDLEELRE; this is encoded by the coding sequence ATGAGCAAAGGCGACGATATATCAATTCAGGTAAGTCTGTATCCGCTGGAGGATACGGATATTACCGAGGCAATCTTCAACTTTCTGGACATCTTCAGATCCCACGGGTTGGATTACGATCTGGGTAGCATGAGCACAGTGATTTCCGGGAAGACGTCCGTCGTCTTCAGAGCACTGGAGGATGCCTATAGGATGGCGGCTGAGGATAATCGATTTGTGCTGGTCTGTACTATGTCCAATGCCGTCCCCACGGAGAAGGATCTGGAGGAGTTGCGGGAGTAG